A region from the Cannabis sativa cultivar Pink pepper isolate KNU-18-1 chromosome 9, ASM2916894v1, whole genome shotgun sequence genome encodes:
- the LOC115722368 gene encoding DNA topoisomerase 3-beta isoform X2 yields the protein MFSDFPQKYQDWNLTDPLDLFEAPIVKNESNPKAHIGRHLNQEARGCSYLVLWLDCDREGENICFEVIECTGFGVNDTRRKVYRARFSSVTEKDILKAMENLAEPNKDESLAVDARQEIDLKVGVAFTRFQTNYFQGKYGNLDSRVISYGPCQTPTLGFCVQRYLQIGTFKPEKFWSVRPYILQSGYELQLDWERQKLFDLDAATMFQKLVTEDGILEVNEVSEKHEVKGRPSGLNTVNLLKIASSALGLGPQTTMQVAERLYIRGFISYPRTESTAYPSSFDFKGTLGALANNPTLGSYVRPLLSDGYHKPRGGTDAGDHPPITPMMSATEDMLETDAWRVYEYVCKHFIGTLYPDCKYLRTKVEFSTGGESFHCVGIRVLTKGFTDVMPWLGIAEKNLPQFRKGEKLEVARVELYEGSTSPPDYLSESELISLMEKNGIGTDASISVHINNICERNFVKVQAGRKLVPTPLGITLIRGYQCIDPDLCLPDIRSFIEQQINHVAKGQADHVHVVQHVLLQFRQKFSYFVKQIDNMDALFEAQFSPVADSGRVLSKCGKCLRYMKHISSQPSRLYCPTCEEVYYLPQKGIIKLYKELTCPLDNFELLLCSMPGPEGKSFPLCPYCYNSPPFEGITTLFGAAKTGGSNKLGKGAGMPCFLCPHPTCQHSMITQGVCACPECSGTLVLDPVSAPKWRLHCNSCNCLIFLPQGAHRISTTQDKCLDCNSTIIEVDFNKKTTPLEDGTTLYAGCILCDEFLHSLLEMKHGKSFFRRLSSRGRGKGASRGRGRGRGGGKYVDPKMSFRDF from the exons ATGTTTTCAG ATTTTCCACAAAAATATCAAGACTGGAATTTGACCGATCCTCTAGATCTTTTTGAAGCTCCAATCGTTAAGAATGAATCAAATCCTAAG GCTCATATAGGTAGGCATTTAAATCAAGAAGCTCGTGGTTGTAGTTACTTGGTTTTGTGGTTGGATTGTGACCGTGAGGGAGAAAATATATGTTTCGAAG TTATTGAGTGCACTGGCTTTGGTGTAAATGATACAAGAAGAAAGGTTTATCGTGCACGTTTTTCCTCTGTTACTGAAAAAGACATTTTGAAGGCCATGGAAAATCTAGCTGAACCTAACAAGGATGAGTCACTAGCAGTTGATGCTCGACAAGAGATTGATTTGAAAGTTGGGGTCGCATTTACACGGTTTCAGACAAATTACTTTCAAGGGAAATATGGAAATCTTGATTCTAGAGTTATCTC CTATGGACCATGTCAAACTCCAACCCTTGGGTTCTGTGTACAACGGTATTTACAGATCGGTACATTTAAGCCAGAGAAGTTTTGGTCAGTACGTCCCTACATTTTACAAAGTGGCTATGAGCTTCAACTAGATTGGGAACGCCAGAAGTTGTTTGACTTAGAT GCTGCCACAATGTTTCAAAAGTTAGTAACTGAAGATGGAATTCTAGAAGTCAATGAAGTATCAGAAAAGCATGAAGTCAAAGGTCGTCCTTCTGGTCTCAATACAGTAAATCTTCTCAAG ATTGCTTCAAGTGCATTAGGCCTTGGACCCCAAACAACTATGCAAGTGGCTGAACGCTTATATATTCGTGGTTTCATCAG CTATCCACGTACAGAGAGCACAGCATATCCATCTTCGTTTGACTTTAAAGGAACTCTTGGTGCGCTAGCAAATAACCCGACATTGGGTAGTTATGTAAGGCCACTTCTTTCTGATGGTTATCACAAACCACGTGGAGGCACAGATGCAGGTGACCATCCTCCAATTACACCAATGATGTCAGCAACTGAAGATATGCTGGAAACAGATGCTTGGAGAGTATATGAATATGTCTGTAAACATTTTATAGGAACCCTTTATCCGGACTGCAAATATTTGAG AACAAAGGTAGAATTTTCAACTGGCGGGGAATCTTTCCACTGTGTAGGGATTCGTGTATTGACTAAAGGATTTACAGACGTTATGCCGTGGTTGGGTATAGCTGAGAAAAATCTGCCACAGTTTAGAAAAGGAGAGAAGTTAGAAGTTGCAAGAGTGGAACTTTACGAG GGGAGTACGTCGCCTCCAGATTATTTAAGTGAGAGTGAACTAATTTCCCTTATGGAGAAGAATGGAATAGGCACAGATGCATCGATTTCTGTTCATATTAACAACATTTGTGAGCGCAATTTCGTGAAG GTACAAGCGGGTAGAAAGCTGGTTCCGACTCCCTTAGGTATAACCTTGATAAGAGGATATCAATGTATTGACCCAGATCTATGTTTGCCGGATATTCGTAGTTTCATCGAACAACAGATTAATCATGTTGCTAAGGGACAAGCTGATCATGTTCACGTCGTTCAGCATGTTCTACTCCAATTCAGGCAAAAATTCAGTTATTTTGTTAAGCAG ATCGATAACATGGATGCGTTATTTGAGGCGCAATTCTCGCCAGTTGCTGACTCGGGGCGAGTCCTTAGTAAATGTGGGAAATGTCTTCGATACATGAAACACATATCTAGTCAACCATCACGTTTGTACTGTCCTACCTGTGAGGAGGTTTATTATCTACCCCAGAAGGGTATAATCAAG CTTTACAAGGAACTTACTTGTCCTTTAGACAATTTTGAGCTTCTACTTTGCTCGATGCCTGGTCCCGAAGGCAAGTCATTCCCACTCTGCCCGTACTGTTACAACAGTCCTCCATTCGAAGGTATAACTACACTCTTTGGTGCTGCAAAAACCGGCGGTTCCAACAAGTTGGGTAAGGGAGCTGGGATGCCTTGCTTTCTCTGCCCTCACCCGACTTGTCAACATTCCATGATAACCCAAGGAGTATGTGCTTGTCCCGAATGTAGCGGAACACTAGTCCTAGACCCAGTCAGTGCTCCCAAGTGGCGACTCCATTGCAATTCTTGTAACTGTCTTATTTTTCTTCCCCAAGGTGCTCACCGAATTTCCACTACTCAAGATAAGTGTCTCGATTGTAACTCTACAATCATAGAAGTGGACTTTAATAAAAAGACGACGCCATTGGAAGATGGAACCACGTTGTATGCTGGTTGCATTCTTTGTGACGAGTTTCTTCATTCACTTTTGGAGATGAAACATGGGAAATCGTTTTTCAGGCGTTTGAGCTCGAGAGGAAGAGGTAAGGGAGCAAGTCGAGGTAGGGGACGAGGGCGTGGTGGCGGGAAGTATGTGGACCCGAAAATGAGCTTTCGAGATTTCTGA
- the LOC115722368 gene encoding DNA topoisomerase 3-beta isoform X1: MAPPKVLMVAEKPSIALSIANALSRAHMSTRRGSTDVHEFDGNFLGFRAQYRVTSVIGHVFSVDFPQKYQDWNLTDPLDLFEAPIVKNESNPKAHIGRHLNQEARGCSYLVLWLDCDREGENICFEVIECTGFGVNDTRRKVYRARFSSVTEKDILKAMENLAEPNKDESLAVDARQEIDLKVGVAFTRFQTNYFQGKYGNLDSRVISYGPCQTPTLGFCVQRYLQIGTFKPEKFWSVRPYILQSGYELQLDWERQKLFDLDAATMFQKLVTEDGILEVNEVSEKHEVKGRPSGLNTVNLLKIASSALGLGPQTTMQVAERLYIRGFISYPRTESTAYPSSFDFKGTLGALANNPTLGSYVRPLLSDGYHKPRGGTDAGDHPPITPMMSATEDMLETDAWRVYEYVCKHFIGTLYPDCKYLRTKVEFSTGGESFHCVGIRVLTKGFTDVMPWLGIAEKNLPQFRKGEKLEVARVELYEGSTSPPDYLSESELISLMEKNGIGTDASISVHINNICERNFVKVQAGRKLVPTPLGITLIRGYQCIDPDLCLPDIRSFIEQQINHVAKGQADHVHVVQHVLLQFRQKFSYFVKQIDNMDALFEAQFSPVADSGRVLSKCGKCLRYMKHISSQPSRLYCPTCEEVYYLPQKGIIKLYKELTCPLDNFELLLCSMPGPEGKSFPLCPYCYNSPPFEGITTLFGAAKTGGSNKLGKGAGMPCFLCPHPTCQHSMITQGVCACPECSGTLVLDPVSAPKWRLHCNSCNCLIFLPQGAHRISTTQDKCLDCNSTIIEVDFNKKTTPLEDGTTLYAGCILCDEFLHSLLEMKHGKSFFRRLSSRGRGKGASRGRGRGRGGGKYVDPKMSFRDF; this comes from the exons ATGAGTACAAGGAGGGGTAGTACAGATGTTCATGAATTTGATGGGAATTTTCTTGGATTCAGAGCACAATATAGAGTTACATCTGTGATTGGACATGTTTTCAG TGTAGATTTTCCACAAAAATATCAAGACTGGAATTTGACCGATCCTCTAGATCTTTTTGAAGCTCCAATCGTTAAGAATGAATCAAATCCTAAG GCTCATATAGGTAGGCATTTAAATCAAGAAGCTCGTGGTTGTAGTTACTTGGTTTTGTGGTTGGATTGTGACCGTGAGGGAGAAAATATATGTTTCGAAG TTATTGAGTGCACTGGCTTTGGTGTAAATGATACAAGAAGAAAGGTTTATCGTGCACGTTTTTCCTCTGTTACTGAAAAAGACATTTTGAAGGCCATGGAAAATCTAGCTGAACCTAACAAGGATGAGTCACTAGCAGTTGATGCTCGACAAGAGATTGATTTGAAAGTTGGGGTCGCATTTACACGGTTTCAGACAAATTACTTTCAAGGGAAATATGGAAATCTTGATTCTAGAGTTATCTC CTATGGACCATGTCAAACTCCAACCCTTGGGTTCTGTGTACAACGGTATTTACAGATCGGTACATTTAAGCCAGAGAAGTTTTGGTCAGTACGTCCCTACATTTTACAAAGTGGCTATGAGCTTCAACTAGATTGGGAACGCCAGAAGTTGTTTGACTTAGAT GCTGCCACAATGTTTCAAAAGTTAGTAACTGAAGATGGAATTCTAGAAGTCAATGAAGTATCAGAAAAGCATGAAGTCAAAGGTCGTCCTTCTGGTCTCAATACAGTAAATCTTCTCAAG ATTGCTTCAAGTGCATTAGGCCTTGGACCCCAAACAACTATGCAAGTGGCTGAACGCTTATATATTCGTGGTTTCATCAG CTATCCACGTACAGAGAGCACAGCATATCCATCTTCGTTTGACTTTAAAGGAACTCTTGGTGCGCTAGCAAATAACCCGACATTGGGTAGTTATGTAAGGCCACTTCTTTCTGATGGTTATCACAAACCACGTGGAGGCACAGATGCAGGTGACCATCCTCCAATTACACCAATGATGTCAGCAACTGAAGATATGCTGGAAACAGATGCTTGGAGAGTATATGAATATGTCTGTAAACATTTTATAGGAACCCTTTATCCGGACTGCAAATATTTGAG AACAAAGGTAGAATTTTCAACTGGCGGGGAATCTTTCCACTGTGTAGGGATTCGTGTATTGACTAAAGGATTTACAGACGTTATGCCGTGGTTGGGTATAGCTGAGAAAAATCTGCCACAGTTTAGAAAAGGAGAGAAGTTAGAAGTTGCAAGAGTGGAACTTTACGAG GGGAGTACGTCGCCTCCAGATTATTTAAGTGAGAGTGAACTAATTTCCCTTATGGAGAAGAATGGAATAGGCACAGATGCATCGATTTCTGTTCATATTAACAACATTTGTGAGCGCAATTTCGTGAAG GTACAAGCGGGTAGAAAGCTGGTTCCGACTCCCTTAGGTATAACCTTGATAAGAGGATATCAATGTATTGACCCAGATCTATGTTTGCCGGATATTCGTAGTTTCATCGAACAACAGATTAATCATGTTGCTAAGGGACAAGCTGATCATGTTCACGTCGTTCAGCATGTTCTACTCCAATTCAGGCAAAAATTCAGTTATTTTGTTAAGCAG ATCGATAACATGGATGCGTTATTTGAGGCGCAATTCTCGCCAGTTGCTGACTCGGGGCGAGTCCTTAGTAAATGTGGGAAATGTCTTCGATACATGAAACACATATCTAGTCAACCATCACGTTTGTACTGTCCTACCTGTGAGGAGGTTTATTATCTACCCCAGAAGGGTATAATCAAG CTTTACAAGGAACTTACTTGTCCTTTAGACAATTTTGAGCTTCTACTTTGCTCGATGCCTGGTCCCGAAGGCAAGTCATTCCCACTCTGCCCGTACTGTTACAACAGTCCTCCATTCGAAGGTATAACTACACTCTTTGGTGCTGCAAAAACCGGCGGTTCCAACAAGTTGGGTAAGGGAGCTGGGATGCCTTGCTTTCTCTGCCCTCACCCGACTTGTCAACATTCCATGATAACCCAAGGAGTATGTGCTTGTCCCGAATGTAGCGGAACACTAGTCCTAGACCCAGTCAGTGCTCCCAAGTGGCGACTCCATTGCAATTCTTGTAACTGTCTTATTTTTCTTCCCCAAGGTGCTCACCGAATTTCCACTACTCAAGATAAGTGTCTCGATTGTAACTCTACAATCATAGAAGTGGACTTTAATAAAAAGACGACGCCATTGGAAGATGGAACCACGTTGTATGCTGGTTGCATTCTTTGTGACGAGTTTCTTCATTCACTTTTGGAGATGAAACATGGGAAATCGTTTTTCAGGCGTTTGAGCTCGAGAGGAAGAGGTAAGGGAGCAAGTCGAGGTAGGGGACGAGGGCGTGGTGGCGGGAAGTATGTGGACCCGAAAATGAGCTTTCGAGATTTCTGA
- the LOC115722368 gene encoding DNA topoisomerase 3-beta isoform X3: MENLAEPNKDESLAVDARQEIDLKVGVAFTRFQTNYFQGKYGNLDSRVISYGPCQTPTLGFCVQRYLQIGTFKPEKFWSVRPYILQSGYELQLDWERQKLFDLDAATMFQKLVTEDGILEVNEVSEKHEVKGRPSGLNTVNLLKIASSALGLGPQTTMQVAERLYIRGFISYPRTESTAYPSSFDFKGTLGALANNPTLGSYVRPLLSDGYHKPRGGTDAGDHPPITPMMSATEDMLETDAWRVYEYVCKHFIGTLYPDCKYLRTKVEFSTGGESFHCVGIRVLTKGFTDVMPWLGIAEKNLPQFRKGEKLEVARVELYEGSTSPPDYLSESELISLMEKNGIGTDASISVHINNICERNFVKVQAGRKLVPTPLGITLIRGYQCIDPDLCLPDIRSFIEQQINHVAKGQADHVHVVQHVLLQFRQKFSYFVKQIDNMDALFEAQFSPVADSGRVLSKCGKCLRYMKHISSQPSRLYCPTCEEVYYLPQKGIIKLYKELTCPLDNFELLLCSMPGPEGKSFPLCPYCYNSPPFEGITTLFGAAKTGGSNKLGKGAGMPCFLCPHPTCQHSMITQGVCACPECSGTLVLDPVSAPKWRLHCNSCNCLIFLPQGAHRISTTQDKCLDCNSTIIEVDFNKKTTPLEDGTTLYAGCILCDEFLHSLLEMKHGKSFFRRLSSRGRGKGASRGRGRGRGGGKYVDPKMSFRDF; the protein is encoded by the exons ATGGAAAATCTAGCTGAACCTAACAAGGATGAGTCACTAGCAGTTGATGCTCGACAAGAGATTGATTTGAAAGTTGGGGTCGCATTTACACGGTTTCAGACAAATTACTTTCAAGGGAAATATGGAAATCTTGATTCTAGAGTTATCTC CTATGGACCATGTCAAACTCCAACCCTTGGGTTCTGTGTACAACGGTATTTACAGATCGGTACATTTAAGCCAGAGAAGTTTTGGTCAGTACGTCCCTACATTTTACAAAGTGGCTATGAGCTTCAACTAGATTGGGAACGCCAGAAGTTGTTTGACTTAGAT GCTGCCACAATGTTTCAAAAGTTAGTAACTGAAGATGGAATTCTAGAAGTCAATGAAGTATCAGAAAAGCATGAAGTCAAAGGTCGTCCTTCTGGTCTCAATACAGTAAATCTTCTCAAG ATTGCTTCAAGTGCATTAGGCCTTGGACCCCAAACAACTATGCAAGTGGCTGAACGCTTATATATTCGTGGTTTCATCAG CTATCCACGTACAGAGAGCACAGCATATCCATCTTCGTTTGACTTTAAAGGAACTCTTGGTGCGCTAGCAAATAACCCGACATTGGGTAGTTATGTAAGGCCACTTCTTTCTGATGGTTATCACAAACCACGTGGAGGCACAGATGCAGGTGACCATCCTCCAATTACACCAATGATGTCAGCAACTGAAGATATGCTGGAAACAGATGCTTGGAGAGTATATGAATATGTCTGTAAACATTTTATAGGAACCCTTTATCCGGACTGCAAATATTTGAG AACAAAGGTAGAATTTTCAACTGGCGGGGAATCTTTCCACTGTGTAGGGATTCGTGTATTGACTAAAGGATTTACAGACGTTATGCCGTGGTTGGGTATAGCTGAGAAAAATCTGCCACAGTTTAGAAAAGGAGAGAAGTTAGAAGTTGCAAGAGTGGAACTTTACGAG GGGAGTACGTCGCCTCCAGATTATTTAAGTGAGAGTGAACTAATTTCCCTTATGGAGAAGAATGGAATAGGCACAGATGCATCGATTTCTGTTCATATTAACAACATTTGTGAGCGCAATTTCGTGAAG GTACAAGCGGGTAGAAAGCTGGTTCCGACTCCCTTAGGTATAACCTTGATAAGAGGATATCAATGTATTGACCCAGATCTATGTTTGCCGGATATTCGTAGTTTCATCGAACAACAGATTAATCATGTTGCTAAGGGACAAGCTGATCATGTTCACGTCGTTCAGCATGTTCTACTCCAATTCAGGCAAAAATTCAGTTATTTTGTTAAGCAG ATCGATAACATGGATGCGTTATTTGAGGCGCAATTCTCGCCAGTTGCTGACTCGGGGCGAGTCCTTAGTAAATGTGGGAAATGTCTTCGATACATGAAACACATATCTAGTCAACCATCACGTTTGTACTGTCCTACCTGTGAGGAGGTTTATTATCTACCCCAGAAGGGTATAATCAAG CTTTACAAGGAACTTACTTGTCCTTTAGACAATTTTGAGCTTCTACTTTGCTCGATGCCTGGTCCCGAAGGCAAGTCATTCCCACTCTGCCCGTACTGTTACAACAGTCCTCCATTCGAAGGTATAACTACACTCTTTGGTGCTGCAAAAACCGGCGGTTCCAACAAGTTGGGTAAGGGAGCTGGGATGCCTTGCTTTCTCTGCCCTCACCCGACTTGTCAACATTCCATGATAACCCAAGGAGTATGTGCTTGTCCCGAATGTAGCGGAACACTAGTCCTAGACCCAGTCAGTGCTCCCAAGTGGCGACTCCATTGCAATTCTTGTAACTGTCTTATTTTTCTTCCCCAAGGTGCTCACCGAATTTCCACTACTCAAGATAAGTGTCTCGATTGTAACTCTACAATCATAGAAGTGGACTTTAATAAAAAGACGACGCCATTGGAAGATGGAACCACGTTGTATGCTGGTTGCATTCTTTGTGACGAGTTTCTTCATTCACTTTTGGAGATGAAACATGGGAAATCGTTTTTCAGGCGTTTGAGCTCGAGAGGAAGAGGTAAGGGAGCAAGTCGAGGTAGGGGACGAGGGCGTGGTGGCGGGAAGTATGTGGACCCGAAAATGAGCTTTCGAGATTTCTGA